CCAATTTTCTGATTGCCGGCAGTAATTATACGTTCGGGGATAATATTATCCGCGTGGGATATGCACCAAGCACTCTTGAAAATCCCAATTTGAAATGGGAGAGAACCTCACAGTTCAACATTGCAGCAGACCTTAAGATTTTCAGAAATTTTGATTTAAGTGTAGATGTTTACAGAAAGAAAAGTACAGATATCTTAAGAAAAGTTGAACTTCCGGGTTACTTAGGGTTAATTAATAATCCTTATAGAAATATCGGAGACATGAACAATGATGGTATAGAGGTTAGCATGGGATACAAAAAAAACTGGGGTGACTTTGGTTTTTCTGTTAATGGGAATGTTGCTTATCTGAAAAATCAGATTACCAGACTTGAAGATGACAGACCTTATGTTAACTTCGCTTCTTACCAAACGCTGGGAGCTGTTTCCAGATTACAGGTTGGTGAATCCTATGGTTCTTTCTATGGATATAAGAATCTGGGAGTTTTTCAGAATCAGGCAGAAATTGATGCGTATAGAAATGCTAATGGCGGATTAATTCAACCTAATGCAAAACCAGGAGATTTTAAAAGACTTGATGCAAACGGAGATGGAGTGATTGATGAACAAGATGCGGTCAATCTTGGTAATTCTGTACCAAAATATACCTTTGGGTTAACATTAAATATGAATTATAAAAATTTCGATTTGATGATTTTTGCTCAGGGACAGGCAGGAAATAAAATTTTCCAGGGCTTGAGAAGACTGGATATTCAGGAAGCAAACTACCAAACAGCTATTTTGGGCCGTTGGACAGGTGAAGGAACATCCAATAATATAGCCAGAGTAACAGTGAATGATGATAATCATAATTATACTAGAATGTCTGACTATTATCTTCAAAAAGGAGATTATTTACGTCTGAAATTAGTTCAGATAGGATATACTTTATCTAAAGATGCTGCGAAAACTATTGGTGCTTCAAAAATTAGATTATATGTGACTGGGGAAAACCTTGTTACTTTCACAAAATACACTGGTTATGATCCTGAAATTGCAGGCGCGGATACATTTGGTATAGACAGAGCTTTTTATCCACAGGCAAGAACTTTTCTTTTTGGAGCTAATGTTCAATTTTAATTGTTAAAAAAATGAAAAATAAAAGATTTATATATAAAAGTTTATCAGTTTTATTCCTTGCAGGTATTAGTTTTGGGGCTGTATCCTGCGATAGAGGTAATCTGGAAGATGTAAAAAATACAGGAACTTTCGATACTAGTAACTATTTTCAGAATGAAGAGCAGGCATTTGGAGGATTAGTGGCAACTTATGATATGCTTAGAAAATATTCCGGTGGATTTGAAAATATGGTCACCTTCTTTAATGGGGCATCTGATGATTTCTACTCAGGCGGAGGCAATTCTTCAGATGGTGCAGGAATTCAGGGGTTTTCCAATTATTCAATCAATCCCATTATTATGCCACTCAGTTATTGGAAAGACTATTATCAGGGTATTACAAAGGCAAACCTTCTTTTGGAAAGGCTTCCCGCTATAAATATGAATGATCAGAACAAAAAAAGATTTACAGCAGAGGCAAAAGTTTTAAGATCATTATATTATTTTGAATTGCTAAGAATGTTCAAAAATATCCCTCTAATTCTGAAGACTTTTAAGTACGACGACGATTATTACAATATTCCTCAGGCAAAACCTGAAGCTGTTTATGCTCAGATAGAAGAAGATATCTTGGCTGCTATCAATGATCTTCCTGTAACAACAACAGTCCCTTCAGAGAAAGGAAGAATTACCCAGGGGACAGCAAGAGCTATTTTGGGGAAAATTTATTTATACGATAAAAAAAATACTGAAGCCGCTGCTCAGTTTGAAATGGTAAACGGCGTACCGGGCCAGACAAGCCAGTATGGTTATAAACTGGTAAGCAATTTTGCAGATTTATGGAAAGTAGATAATAAATTCACTACAGAATCTGTCCTTGAAGTGATGCATACCAATGTAAGTAATGCAGATTGGCCTTTCTGGGGGACCGGAAAGGACGAGGGAAATTCTATCAATGTGATGTTAGGCATTAAGTCTTATGGACGTGTAGCCAATGTTCCTAATAATGATGCTCCGGATCTTTATGCAAGTTGGGGGTTCAACCCTGTTACGGATGATCTGTTTAACTTTATGCAGGGAGATCCCCGTCTGGATGCTACCATATTTAATGGTAAAAAATTCAAGACCGAAGGTAAAATTACCTATTCTCCGGGGTATAAAGACACAGGATATTTCTTAAACAAATATTTACCAAGAAATGCAGACAAATCTAAT
This genomic window from Chryseobacterium sp. MEBOG06 contains:
- a CDS encoding RagB/SusD family nutrient uptake outer membrane protein, producing the protein MKNKRFIYKSLSVLFLAGISFGAVSCDRGNLEDVKNTGTFDTSNYFQNEEQAFGGLVATYDMLRKYSGGFENMVTFFNGASDDFYSGGGNSSDGAGIQGFSNYSINPIIMPLSYWKDYYQGITKANLLLERLPAINMNDQNKKRFTAEAKVLRSLYYFELLRMFKNIPLILKTFKYDDDYYNIPQAKPEAVYAQIEEDILAAINDLPVTTTVPSEKGRITQGTARAILGKIYLYDKKNTEAAAQFEMVNGVPGQTSQYGYKLVSNFADLWKVDNKFTTESVLEVMHTNVSNADWPFWGTGKDEGNSINVMLGIKSYGRVANVPNNDAPDLYASWGFNPVTDDLFNFMQGDPRLDATIFNGKKFKTEGKITYSPGYKDTGYFLNKYLPRNADKSNLPGPTELNFRQNYIAIRLADTYLMEAEALGGAGGRAQALLDAVRARVGLASVPVSIQAIKDERRRELAGEGHRWFDLVRWGDASAKLGSRGFITGKNEILPIPFNEMQNTALIQNPGY